One region of Macadamia integrifolia cultivar HAES 741 chromosome 11, SCU_Mint_v3, whole genome shotgun sequence genomic DNA includes:
- the LOC122094103 gene encoding uncharacterized GPI-anchored protein At4g28100-like: MESSAFCLVFKATVVLVVLSSLFSSSIAEIPSESDGGPQQPLKPGDFSSSNTVPAFPVQTQTQTCHLDLSAELFGGVNEACGKNLDRSRCCPVLAAWLFAAHARSALQLPTDTPASTSDDPMMPDDSQKCVNSLQTSLESRNIHIPQPNATCDAILCFCGIRLHQISSLSCPAAFNLSSHHNATPTAAVKNLEWNCRNSSYSGCTKCLGALDKVKGDGKNGTGGGDWRATKMFSRDCQLMGLTWLLAKNKTAYIPTVSAVLRAIMYSAHPPHQSTCSPDQENMPLAVDSLQFQREDSSHAPPLPSIIWLLTVLPLFFLSSSL; encoded by the exons ATGGAATCATCTGCATTTTGTTTGGTTTTTAAAGCAACTGTCGTTCTAGTCGTTTTGTCATCTCTGTTTAGTTCTTCCATCGCCGAAATTCCATCGGAATCCGACGGAGGCCCCCAGCAGCCTTTAAAGCCCGGAGATTTCTCCAGTTCAAACACAGTTCCTGCATTTCCAGTCCAGACACAAACACAAACCTGCCATCTAGACCTCTCAGCCGAGCTATTCGGCGGCGTGAATGAGGCCTGCGGGAAAAACCTCGACCGCAGCCGGTGCTGTCCAGTACTAGCCGCGTGGCTATTCGCGGCACATGCTAGGTCGGCGCTGCAGCTGCCGACGGACACTCCGGCGTCTACTTCGGATGATCCGATGATGCCGGACGATTCTCAGAAGTGTGTGAATTCGCTACAGACGTCTCTTGAGAGCCGTAACATCCACATTCCTCAACCAAACGCGACCTGCGATGCAATACTGTGTTTCTGTGGGATTAGGTTGCATCAGATCAGCTCCTTGAGTTGTCCCGCTGCGTTCAACCTTTCTTCTCACCATAACGCGACACCTACAGCCGCCGTGAAGAACTTGGAGTGGAATTGCCGGAACTCTTCCTATTCTGGCTGCACTAAGTGCCTTGGAGCACTCGACAAG GTAAAAGGAGATGGGAAGAATGGGACAGGTGGAGGTGATTGGAGGGCAACGAAGATGTTCAGTAGGGACTGCCAGCTCATGGGGCTGACTTGGCTACTAGCAAAGAACAAAACGGCGTACATACCGACGGTGTCGGCGGTGCTGAGGGCTATAATGTACAGTGCGCACCCGCCTCACCAGTCCACGTGTAGCCCTGATCAGGAGAACATGCCCTTGGCCGTCGATTCCCTTCAGTTCCAGAGAGAAGATTCATCTCAcgctcctcctcttccttcaaTAATCTGGTTATTGACAGTTCTACCcctctttttcctctcttcttctctatga